One Hemibagrus wyckioides isolate EC202008001 linkage group LG09, SWU_Hwy_1.0, whole genome shotgun sequence DNA segment encodes these proteins:
- the kdm1a gene encoding lysine-specific histone demethylase 1A isoform X1: MDISRCTEKWERPLSSSIMLSKKDPGSSSSSSSSSGGNGADRALETSAGSQSGAVPGSVASSADVKKKERASPSGEASGAPLPHLPGSAGADQDSAEGRRTSRRKRAKQVEYREMDESLANLSEDEYYSEEERNAKAEKERKQVVPPPAPPVEEENDSEPEEPSGLEGAAFQSRLPHDRMTSQEAACFPDIISGPQQTQKVFLYIRNRTLQLWLDNPKIQLTFESTVQQLEAPYNSDAVLVHRIHSYLERHGLINFGIYKRVKPLPSKKTGKVIVIGGGVSGLAAARQLQSFGMDVTVLEARDRVGGRVATFRKGNYVADLGAMVVTGLGGNPMAVISKQVNMELAKIKQKCPLYEANGQAGERCTSVPKEKDEMVEQEFNRLLEATSYLSHQLDFNFLNNKPVSLGQALEVVIQLQEKHVKDEQIEHWKKIVKTQEELKELLNKMVSTKEKVKELHQQYKEASEVKPPRDITAEFLVKSKHRDLTALCKEYDALAEQQAKLEERLQELEANPPSDVYLSSRDRQILDWHFANLEFANATPLSTLSLKHWDQDDDFEFTGSHLTVRNGYSCVPVALAEGLDIKLNTAVRQVRYTSSGCEVIAVNTRSTTQTFIYKCDAVLCTLPLGVMKQQPPAVQFVPSLPEWKTSAIQRMGFGNLNKVVLCFDRVFWDPSVNLFGHVGSTTASRGELFLFWNLYKAPILLALMAGEAAGIMENISDDVIVGRCLAILKGIFGSSAVPQPKETVVTRWRADPWARGSYSYVAAGSSGNDYDLMAQPITPGPAIPGASQPVPRLFFAGEHTIRNYPATVHGALLSGLREAGRIADQFLGAMYTVPRQNAPAANPQPSPSV; the protein is encoded by the exons ATGGATATTTCCCGGTGCACCGAGAAATgg GAGAGGCCTCTGTCGTCCTCCATCATGCTGTCAAAGAAAGACCcaggctcctcctcctcctcctcctcttcctcaggaGGGAACGGGGCTGATCGGGCCCTGGAGACCTCAGCGGGCTCTCAGTCGGGAGCCGTGCCCGGTTCCGTCGCTTCTTCGGCAGatgtgaagaagaaagaaagggcaTCTCCGAGCGGAGAGGCGAGCGGAGCACCTCTGCCTCACTTGCCCGGCTCGGCGGGAGCGGATCAGGATTCAGCAGAAGGCCGCAGGACCAGCCGTCGCAAGAGAGCCAAA CAGGTGGAGTACAGGGAGATGGACGAGAGCCTGGCGAACCTCTCGGAGGATGAGTACTACTCGGAGGAGGAGAGAAACGCTAAAGCGGAGAAAGAGCGAAAGCAGGTGGtccctccacctgctccaccgGTGGAAGAGGAAAACGACAGTGAGCCAGAGGAGCCGTCGG GTTTAGAGGGTGCAGCTTTTCAGAGTCGCCTCCCACATGATCGAATGACGTCGCAAGAAGCAGCGTGTTTCCCTGACATTATTAGCGGGCCACAGCAGACACAGAAAGTCTTCCTGTACATCAGGAACCGCACG CTCCAGCTGTGGTTGGATAACCCGAAGATCCAGCTCACGTTTGAGTCTACTGTGCAACAGCTGGAGGCACCGTACAACA GTGATGCTGTCCTAGTCCACAGAATCCACAGCTATCTGGAGAGGCATGGCCTCATCAACTTTGGCATCTACAAGAGAGTCAAACCTCTACCTA GTAAGAAGACAGGGAAGGTGATAGTGATTGGTGGAGGAGTGTCTGGTCTGGCGGCTGCGAGGCAACTGCAGAGCTTCGGCATGGACGTCACCGTGCTGGAAGCCAGG GATCGTGTTGGAGGAAGAGTGGCCACCTTTCGCAAAGGCAATTATGTAGCTGACCTGGGAGCAATGGTGGTAACAGGCCTAG GTGGAAACCCTATGGCTGTTATCAGTAAGCAAGTGAACATGGAGTTGGCCAAGATTAAACAGAAGTGCCCCCTCTATGAGGCAAACGGACAAGCT GGAGAGCGATGCACCAGT GTTCCGAAGGAGAAGGATGAGATGGTGGAGCAGGAGTTTAACAGGCTTCTGGAGGCCACATCTTATCTCAGTCACCAACTTGACTTCAACTTCCTCAATAACAAACCTGTGTCTCTTGGTCAAGCATTGGAAGTTGTTATACA GCTGCAAGAGAAACACGTGAAGGACGAGCAGATCGAGCACTGGAAGAAGATCGTAAAGACTCAGGAGGAGCTGAAAGAGCTTCTTAATAAG ATGGTGTCCACTAAGGAGAAAGTGAAGGAGCTGCATCAACAGTATAAGGAAGCGAGTGAGGTGAAACCTCCCAGGGACATCACGGCTGAGTTCCTGGTCAAGAGCAAACATCGGGATCTTACTGCCCTCTGCAAG GAATATGATGCATTGGCTGAGCAGCAGGCGAAACTTGAAGAGAGGTTGCAAGAGCTGGAGGCCAATCCacccag TGATGTGTATCTGTCatcaagagacagacagattctGGACTGGCACTTTGCAAACCTGGAGTTTGCCAACGCCACACCTCTGTCTAccctctctctcaaacactggGATCAG gacgaCGACTTTGAGTTCACAGGGAGTCACCTGACCGTCAGGAACGGCTACTCGTGTGTTCCAGTGGCACTGGCCGAGGGATTGGACATCAAACTGAACACTGCGGTGCGGCAGGTGCGCTACACCTCTTCAG GCTGCGAGGTGATAGCCGTGAACACGCGCTCCACCACgcagacatttatttataaatgtgatGCAGTGCTGTGTACTCTTCCTCTGGGAGTGATGAAGCAGCAGCCACCTGCAGTACAGTTTGTGCCTTCTCTCCCTGAGTGGAAGACCTCTGCTATTCAGAGGATGGGCTTCGGCAACCTCAACAAG GTAGTGCTTTGTTTTGACCGCGTGTTCTGGGACCCGAGTGTGAACTTGTTCGGTCATGTAGGGAGCACCACAGCCAGCCGTGGAGAGCTCTTCCTGTTCTGGAACCTCTACAAAG CCCCCATTCTGCTGGCGCTGATGGCCGGAGAGGCTGCCGGCATTATGGAGAACATCAGCGATGATGTCATCGTGGGCCGTTGCCTAGCAATCCTAAAGGGAATCTTTGGTAGTAGTGCAGTACCTCAG CCAAAGGAGACAGTGGTGACGAGATGGCGTGCAGACCCTTGGGCTCGAGGCTCATACTCTTACGTGGCAGCTGGTTCCTCTGGAAATGACTATGACCTCATGGCCCAGCCAATCACGCCCGGACCTGCCATACCTGGGGCCTCGCAG CCCGTTCCTCGACTCTTCTTCGCCGGAGAGCACACGATCCGGAACTATCCAGCAACGGTACACGGGGCCCTGCTGAGCGGGCTCCGGGAGGCAGGACGCATTGCCGATCAATTCCTCGGAGCCATGTACACGGTGCCACGGCAGAACGCGCCTGCTGCCAACCCCCAGCCTTCTCCCAGTGTGTAG
- the kdm1a gene encoding lysine-specific histone demethylase 1A isoform X3: MDISRCTEKWERPLSSSIMLSKKDPGSSSSSSSSSGGNGADRALETSAGSQSGAVPGSVASSADVKKKERASPSGEASGAPLPHLPGSAGADQDSAEGRRTSRRKRAKQVEYREMDESLANLSEDEYYSEEERNAKAEKERKQVVPPPAPPVEEENDSEPEEPSEGAAFQSRLPHDRMTSQEAACFPDIISGPQQTQKVFLYIRNRTLQLWLDNPKIQLTFESTVQQLEAPYNSDAVLVHRIHSYLERHGLINFGIYKRVKPLPSKKTGKVIVIGGGVSGLAAARQLQSFGMDVTVLEARDRVGGRVATFRKGNYVADLGAMVVTGLGGNPMAVISKQVNMELAKIKQKCPLYEANGQAGERCTSVPKEKDEMVEQEFNRLLEATSYLSHQLDFNFLNNKPVSLGQALEVVIQLQEKHVKDEQIEHWKKIVKTQEELKELLNKMVSTKEKVKELHQQYKEASEVKPPRDITAEFLVKSKHRDLTALCKEYDALAEQQAKLEERLQELEANPPSDVYLSSRDRQILDWHFANLEFANATPLSTLSLKHWDQDDDFEFTGSHLTVRNGYSCVPVALAEGLDIKLNTAVRQVRYTSSGCEVIAVNTRSTTQTFIYKCDAVLCTLPLGVMKQQPPAVQFVPSLPEWKTSAIQRMGFGNLNKVVLCFDRVFWDPSVNLFGHVGSTTASRGELFLFWNLYKAPILLALMAGEAAGIMENISDDVIVGRCLAILKGIFGSSAVPQPKETVVTRWRADPWARGSYSYVAAGSSGNDYDLMAQPITPGPAIPGASQPVPRLFFAGEHTIRNYPATVHGALLSGLREAGRIADQFLGAMYTVPRQNAPAANPQPSPSV, translated from the exons ATGGATATTTCCCGGTGCACCGAGAAATgg GAGAGGCCTCTGTCGTCCTCCATCATGCTGTCAAAGAAAGACCcaggctcctcctcctcctcctcctcttcctcaggaGGGAACGGGGCTGATCGGGCCCTGGAGACCTCAGCGGGCTCTCAGTCGGGAGCCGTGCCCGGTTCCGTCGCTTCTTCGGCAGatgtgaagaagaaagaaagggcaTCTCCGAGCGGAGAGGCGAGCGGAGCACCTCTGCCTCACTTGCCCGGCTCGGCGGGAGCGGATCAGGATTCAGCAGAAGGCCGCAGGACCAGCCGTCGCAAGAGAGCCAAA CAGGTGGAGTACAGGGAGATGGACGAGAGCCTGGCGAACCTCTCGGAGGATGAGTACTACTCGGAGGAGGAGAGAAACGCTAAAGCGGAGAAAGAGCGAAAGCAGGTGGtccctccacctgctccaccgGTGGAAGAGGAAAACGACAGTGAGCCAGAGGAGCCGTCGG AGGGTGCAGCTTTTCAGAGTCGCCTCCCACATGATCGAATGACGTCGCAAGAAGCAGCGTGTTTCCCTGACATTATTAGCGGGCCACAGCAGACACAGAAAGTCTTCCTGTACATCAGGAACCGCACG CTCCAGCTGTGGTTGGATAACCCGAAGATCCAGCTCACGTTTGAGTCTACTGTGCAACAGCTGGAGGCACCGTACAACA GTGATGCTGTCCTAGTCCACAGAATCCACAGCTATCTGGAGAGGCATGGCCTCATCAACTTTGGCATCTACAAGAGAGTCAAACCTCTACCTA GTAAGAAGACAGGGAAGGTGATAGTGATTGGTGGAGGAGTGTCTGGTCTGGCGGCTGCGAGGCAACTGCAGAGCTTCGGCATGGACGTCACCGTGCTGGAAGCCAGG GATCGTGTTGGAGGAAGAGTGGCCACCTTTCGCAAAGGCAATTATGTAGCTGACCTGGGAGCAATGGTGGTAACAGGCCTAG GTGGAAACCCTATGGCTGTTATCAGTAAGCAAGTGAACATGGAGTTGGCCAAGATTAAACAGAAGTGCCCCCTCTATGAGGCAAACGGACAAGCT GGAGAGCGATGCACCAGT GTTCCGAAGGAGAAGGATGAGATGGTGGAGCAGGAGTTTAACAGGCTTCTGGAGGCCACATCTTATCTCAGTCACCAACTTGACTTCAACTTCCTCAATAACAAACCTGTGTCTCTTGGTCAAGCATTGGAAGTTGTTATACA GCTGCAAGAGAAACACGTGAAGGACGAGCAGATCGAGCACTGGAAGAAGATCGTAAAGACTCAGGAGGAGCTGAAAGAGCTTCTTAATAAG ATGGTGTCCACTAAGGAGAAAGTGAAGGAGCTGCATCAACAGTATAAGGAAGCGAGTGAGGTGAAACCTCCCAGGGACATCACGGCTGAGTTCCTGGTCAAGAGCAAACATCGGGATCTTACTGCCCTCTGCAAG GAATATGATGCATTGGCTGAGCAGCAGGCGAAACTTGAAGAGAGGTTGCAAGAGCTGGAGGCCAATCCacccag TGATGTGTATCTGTCatcaagagacagacagattctGGACTGGCACTTTGCAAACCTGGAGTTTGCCAACGCCACACCTCTGTCTAccctctctctcaaacactggGATCAG gacgaCGACTTTGAGTTCACAGGGAGTCACCTGACCGTCAGGAACGGCTACTCGTGTGTTCCAGTGGCACTGGCCGAGGGATTGGACATCAAACTGAACACTGCGGTGCGGCAGGTGCGCTACACCTCTTCAG GCTGCGAGGTGATAGCCGTGAACACGCGCTCCACCACgcagacatttatttataaatgtgatGCAGTGCTGTGTACTCTTCCTCTGGGAGTGATGAAGCAGCAGCCACCTGCAGTACAGTTTGTGCCTTCTCTCCCTGAGTGGAAGACCTCTGCTATTCAGAGGATGGGCTTCGGCAACCTCAACAAG GTAGTGCTTTGTTTTGACCGCGTGTTCTGGGACCCGAGTGTGAACTTGTTCGGTCATGTAGGGAGCACCACAGCCAGCCGTGGAGAGCTCTTCCTGTTCTGGAACCTCTACAAAG CCCCCATTCTGCTGGCGCTGATGGCCGGAGAGGCTGCCGGCATTATGGAGAACATCAGCGATGATGTCATCGTGGGCCGTTGCCTAGCAATCCTAAAGGGAATCTTTGGTAGTAGTGCAGTACCTCAG CCAAAGGAGACAGTGGTGACGAGATGGCGTGCAGACCCTTGGGCTCGAGGCTCATACTCTTACGTGGCAGCTGGTTCCTCTGGAAATGACTATGACCTCATGGCCCAGCCAATCACGCCCGGACCTGCCATACCTGGGGCCTCGCAG CCCGTTCCTCGACTCTTCTTCGCCGGAGAGCACACGATCCGGAACTATCCAGCAACGGTACACGGGGCCCTGCTGAGCGGGCTCCGGGAGGCAGGACGCATTGCCGATCAATTCCTCGGAGCCATGTACACGGTGCCACGGCAGAACGCGCCTGCTGCCAACCCCCAGCCTTCTCCCAGTGTGTAG
- the kdm1a gene encoding lysine-specific histone demethylase 1A isoform X2, protein MDISRCTEKWERPLSSSIMLSKKDPGSSSSSSSSSGGNGADRALETSAGSQSGAVPGSVASSADVKKKERASPSGEASGAPLPHLPGSAGADQDSAEGRRTSRRKRAKVEYREMDESLANLSEDEYYSEEERNAKAEKERKQVVPPPAPPVEEENDSEPEEPSGLEGAAFQSRLPHDRMTSQEAACFPDIISGPQQTQKVFLYIRNRTLQLWLDNPKIQLTFESTVQQLEAPYNSDAVLVHRIHSYLERHGLINFGIYKRVKPLPSKKTGKVIVIGGGVSGLAAARQLQSFGMDVTVLEARDRVGGRVATFRKGNYVADLGAMVVTGLGGNPMAVISKQVNMELAKIKQKCPLYEANGQAGERCTSVPKEKDEMVEQEFNRLLEATSYLSHQLDFNFLNNKPVSLGQALEVVIQLQEKHVKDEQIEHWKKIVKTQEELKELLNKMVSTKEKVKELHQQYKEASEVKPPRDITAEFLVKSKHRDLTALCKEYDALAEQQAKLEERLQELEANPPSDVYLSSRDRQILDWHFANLEFANATPLSTLSLKHWDQDDDFEFTGSHLTVRNGYSCVPVALAEGLDIKLNTAVRQVRYTSSGCEVIAVNTRSTTQTFIYKCDAVLCTLPLGVMKQQPPAVQFVPSLPEWKTSAIQRMGFGNLNKVVLCFDRVFWDPSVNLFGHVGSTTASRGELFLFWNLYKAPILLALMAGEAAGIMENISDDVIVGRCLAILKGIFGSSAVPQPKETVVTRWRADPWARGSYSYVAAGSSGNDYDLMAQPITPGPAIPGASQPVPRLFFAGEHTIRNYPATVHGALLSGLREAGRIADQFLGAMYTVPRQNAPAANPQPSPSV, encoded by the exons ATGGATATTTCCCGGTGCACCGAGAAATgg GAGAGGCCTCTGTCGTCCTCCATCATGCTGTCAAAGAAAGACCcaggctcctcctcctcctcctcctcttcctcaggaGGGAACGGGGCTGATCGGGCCCTGGAGACCTCAGCGGGCTCTCAGTCGGGAGCCGTGCCCGGTTCCGTCGCTTCTTCGGCAGatgtgaagaagaaagaaagggcaTCTCCGAGCGGAGAGGCGAGCGGAGCACCTCTGCCTCACTTGCCCGGCTCGGCGGGAGCGGATCAGGATTCAGCAGAAGGCCGCAGGACCAGCCGTCGCAAGAGAGCCAAA GTGGAGTACAGGGAGATGGACGAGAGCCTGGCGAACCTCTCGGAGGATGAGTACTACTCGGAGGAGGAGAGAAACGCTAAAGCGGAGAAAGAGCGAAAGCAGGTGGtccctccacctgctccaccgGTGGAAGAGGAAAACGACAGTGAGCCAGAGGAGCCGTCGG GTTTAGAGGGTGCAGCTTTTCAGAGTCGCCTCCCACATGATCGAATGACGTCGCAAGAAGCAGCGTGTTTCCCTGACATTATTAGCGGGCCACAGCAGACACAGAAAGTCTTCCTGTACATCAGGAACCGCACG CTCCAGCTGTGGTTGGATAACCCGAAGATCCAGCTCACGTTTGAGTCTACTGTGCAACAGCTGGAGGCACCGTACAACA GTGATGCTGTCCTAGTCCACAGAATCCACAGCTATCTGGAGAGGCATGGCCTCATCAACTTTGGCATCTACAAGAGAGTCAAACCTCTACCTA GTAAGAAGACAGGGAAGGTGATAGTGATTGGTGGAGGAGTGTCTGGTCTGGCGGCTGCGAGGCAACTGCAGAGCTTCGGCATGGACGTCACCGTGCTGGAAGCCAGG GATCGTGTTGGAGGAAGAGTGGCCACCTTTCGCAAAGGCAATTATGTAGCTGACCTGGGAGCAATGGTGGTAACAGGCCTAG GTGGAAACCCTATGGCTGTTATCAGTAAGCAAGTGAACATGGAGTTGGCCAAGATTAAACAGAAGTGCCCCCTCTATGAGGCAAACGGACAAGCT GGAGAGCGATGCACCAGT GTTCCGAAGGAGAAGGATGAGATGGTGGAGCAGGAGTTTAACAGGCTTCTGGAGGCCACATCTTATCTCAGTCACCAACTTGACTTCAACTTCCTCAATAACAAACCTGTGTCTCTTGGTCAAGCATTGGAAGTTGTTATACA GCTGCAAGAGAAACACGTGAAGGACGAGCAGATCGAGCACTGGAAGAAGATCGTAAAGACTCAGGAGGAGCTGAAAGAGCTTCTTAATAAG ATGGTGTCCACTAAGGAGAAAGTGAAGGAGCTGCATCAACAGTATAAGGAAGCGAGTGAGGTGAAACCTCCCAGGGACATCACGGCTGAGTTCCTGGTCAAGAGCAAACATCGGGATCTTACTGCCCTCTGCAAG GAATATGATGCATTGGCTGAGCAGCAGGCGAAACTTGAAGAGAGGTTGCAAGAGCTGGAGGCCAATCCacccag TGATGTGTATCTGTCatcaagagacagacagattctGGACTGGCACTTTGCAAACCTGGAGTTTGCCAACGCCACACCTCTGTCTAccctctctctcaaacactggGATCAG gacgaCGACTTTGAGTTCACAGGGAGTCACCTGACCGTCAGGAACGGCTACTCGTGTGTTCCAGTGGCACTGGCCGAGGGATTGGACATCAAACTGAACACTGCGGTGCGGCAGGTGCGCTACACCTCTTCAG GCTGCGAGGTGATAGCCGTGAACACGCGCTCCACCACgcagacatttatttataaatgtgatGCAGTGCTGTGTACTCTTCCTCTGGGAGTGATGAAGCAGCAGCCACCTGCAGTACAGTTTGTGCCTTCTCTCCCTGAGTGGAAGACCTCTGCTATTCAGAGGATGGGCTTCGGCAACCTCAACAAG GTAGTGCTTTGTTTTGACCGCGTGTTCTGGGACCCGAGTGTGAACTTGTTCGGTCATGTAGGGAGCACCACAGCCAGCCGTGGAGAGCTCTTCCTGTTCTGGAACCTCTACAAAG CCCCCATTCTGCTGGCGCTGATGGCCGGAGAGGCTGCCGGCATTATGGAGAACATCAGCGATGATGTCATCGTGGGCCGTTGCCTAGCAATCCTAAAGGGAATCTTTGGTAGTAGTGCAGTACCTCAG CCAAAGGAGACAGTGGTGACGAGATGGCGTGCAGACCCTTGGGCTCGAGGCTCATACTCTTACGTGGCAGCTGGTTCCTCTGGAAATGACTATGACCTCATGGCCCAGCCAATCACGCCCGGACCTGCCATACCTGGGGCCTCGCAG CCCGTTCCTCGACTCTTCTTCGCCGGAGAGCACACGATCCGGAACTATCCAGCAACGGTACACGGGGCCCTGCTGAGCGGGCTCCGGGAGGCAGGACGCATTGCCGATCAATTCCTCGGAGCCATGTACACGGTGCCACGGCAGAACGCGCCTGCTGCCAACCCCCAGCCTTCTCCCAGTGTGTAG
- the kdm1a gene encoding lysine-specific histone demethylase 1A isoform X4 — translation MYAKHHERPLSSSIMLSKKDPGSSSSSSSSSGGNGADRALETSAGSQSGAVPGSVASSADVKKKERASPSGEASGAPLPHLPGSAGADQDSAEGRRTSRRKRAKQVEYREMDESLANLSEDEYYSEEERNAKAEKERKQVVPPPAPPVEEENDSEPEEPSGLEGAAFQSRLPHDRMTSQEAACFPDIISGPQQTQKVFLYIRNRTLQLWLDNPKIQLTFESTVQQLEAPYNSDAVLVHRIHSYLERHGLINFGIYKRVKPLPSKKTGKVIVIGGGVSGLAAARQLQSFGMDVTVLEARDRVGGRVATFRKGNYVADLGAMVVTGLGGNPMAVISKQVNMELAKIKQKCPLYEANGQAGERCTSVPKEKDEMVEQEFNRLLEATSYLSHQLDFNFLNNKPVSLGQALEVVIQLQEKHVKDEQIEHWKKIVKTQEELKELLNKMVSTKEKVKELHQQYKEASEVKPPRDITAEFLVKSKHRDLTALCKEYDALAEQQAKLEERLQELEANPPSDVYLSSRDRQILDWHFANLEFANATPLSTLSLKHWDQDDDFEFTGSHLTVRNGYSCVPVALAEGLDIKLNTAVRQVRYTSSGCEVIAVNTRSTTQTFIYKCDAVLCTLPLGVMKQQPPAVQFVPSLPEWKTSAIQRMGFGNLNKVVLCFDRVFWDPSVNLFGHVGSTTASRGELFLFWNLYKAPILLALMAGEAAGIMENISDDVIVGRCLAILKGIFGSSAVPQPKETVVTRWRADPWARGSYSYVAAGSSGNDYDLMAQPITPGPAIPGASQPVPRLFFAGEHTIRNYPATVHGALLSGLREAGRIADQFLGAMYTVPRQNAPAANPQPSPSV, via the exons ATGTATGCCAAGCACCAT GAGAGGCCTCTGTCGTCCTCCATCATGCTGTCAAAGAAAGACCcaggctcctcctcctcctcctcctcttcctcaggaGGGAACGGGGCTGATCGGGCCCTGGAGACCTCAGCGGGCTCTCAGTCGGGAGCCGTGCCCGGTTCCGTCGCTTCTTCGGCAGatgtgaagaagaaagaaagggcaTCTCCGAGCGGAGAGGCGAGCGGAGCACCTCTGCCTCACTTGCCCGGCTCGGCGGGAGCGGATCAGGATTCAGCAGAAGGCCGCAGGACCAGCCGTCGCAAGAGAGCCAAA CAGGTGGAGTACAGGGAGATGGACGAGAGCCTGGCGAACCTCTCGGAGGATGAGTACTACTCGGAGGAGGAGAGAAACGCTAAAGCGGAGAAAGAGCGAAAGCAGGTGGtccctccacctgctccaccgGTGGAAGAGGAAAACGACAGTGAGCCAGAGGAGCCGTCGG GTTTAGAGGGTGCAGCTTTTCAGAGTCGCCTCCCACATGATCGAATGACGTCGCAAGAAGCAGCGTGTTTCCCTGACATTATTAGCGGGCCACAGCAGACACAGAAAGTCTTCCTGTACATCAGGAACCGCACG CTCCAGCTGTGGTTGGATAACCCGAAGATCCAGCTCACGTTTGAGTCTACTGTGCAACAGCTGGAGGCACCGTACAACA GTGATGCTGTCCTAGTCCACAGAATCCACAGCTATCTGGAGAGGCATGGCCTCATCAACTTTGGCATCTACAAGAGAGTCAAACCTCTACCTA GTAAGAAGACAGGGAAGGTGATAGTGATTGGTGGAGGAGTGTCTGGTCTGGCGGCTGCGAGGCAACTGCAGAGCTTCGGCATGGACGTCACCGTGCTGGAAGCCAGG GATCGTGTTGGAGGAAGAGTGGCCACCTTTCGCAAAGGCAATTATGTAGCTGACCTGGGAGCAATGGTGGTAACAGGCCTAG GTGGAAACCCTATGGCTGTTATCAGTAAGCAAGTGAACATGGAGTTGGCCAAGATTAAACAGAAGTGCCCCCTCTATGAGGCAAACGGACAAGCT GGAGAGCGATGCACCAGT GTTCCGAAGGAGAAGGATGAGATGGTGGAGCAGGAGTTTAACAGGCTTCTGGAGGCCACATCTTATCTCAGTCACCAACTTGACTTCAACTTCCTCAATAACAAACCTGTGTCTCTTGGTCAAGCATTGGAAGTTGTTATACA GCTGCAAGAGAAACACGTGAAGGACGAGCAGATCGAGCACTGGAAGAAGATCGTAAAGACTCAGGAGGAGCTGAAAGAGCTTCTTAATAAG ATGGTGTCCACTAAGGAGAAAGTGAAGGAGCTGCATCAACAGTATAAGGAAGCGAGTGAGGTGAAACCTCCCAGGGACATCACGGCTGAGTTCCTGGTCAAGAGCAAACATCGGGATCTTACTGCCCTCTGCAAG GAATATGATGCATTGGCTGAGCAGCAGGCGAAACTTGAAGAGAGGTTGCAAGAGCTGGAGGCCAATCCacccag TGATGTGTATCTGTCatcaagagacagacagattctGGACTGGCACTTTGCAAACCTGGAGTTTGCCAACGCCACACCTCTGTCTAccctctctctcaaacactggGATCAG gacgaCGACTTTGAGTTCACAGGGAGTCACCTGACCGTCAGGAACGGCTACTCGTGTGTTCCAGTGGCACTGGCCGAGGGATTGGACATCAAACTGAACACTGCGGTGCGGCAGGTGCGCTACACCTCTTCAG GCTGCGAGGTGATAGCCGTGAACACGCGCTCCACCACgcagacatttatttataaatgtgatGCAGTGCTGTGTACTCTTCCTCTGGGAGTGATGAAGCAGCAGCCACCTGCAGTACAGTTTGTGCCTTCTCTCCCTGAGTGGAAGACCTCTGCTATTCAGAGGATGGGCTTCGGCAACCTCAACAAG GTAGTGCTTTGTTTTGACCGCGTGTTCTGGGACCCGAGTGTGAACTTGTTCGGTCATGTAGGGAGCACCACAGCCAGCCGTGGAGAGCTCTTCCTGTTCTGGAACCTCTACAAAG CCCCCATTCTGCTGGCGCTGATGGCCGGAGAGGCTGCCGGCATTATGGAGAACATCAGCGATGATGTCATCGTGGGCCGTTGCCTAGCAATCCTAAAGGGAATCTTTGGTAGTAGTGCAGTACCTCAG CCAAAGGAGACAGTGGTGACGAGATGGCGTGCAGACCCTTGGGCTCGAGGCTCATACTCTTACGTGGCAGCTGGTTCCTCTGGAAATGACTATGACCTCATGGCCCAGCCAATCACGCCCGGACCTGCCATACCTGGGGCCTCGCAG CCCGTTCCTCGACTCTTCTTCGCCGGAGAGCACACGATCCGGAACTATCCAGCAACGGTACACGGGGCCCTGCTGAGCGGGCTCCGGGAGGCAGGACGCATTGCCGATCAATTCCTCGGAGCCATGTACACGGTGCCACGGCAGAACGCGCCTGCTGCCAACCCCCAGCCTTCTCCCAGTGTGTAG